Proteins encoded within one genomic window of Acidithiobacillus sp. AMEEHan:
- a CDS encoding hydrogenase 4 subunit F — MTLLWILVAAAAGIPLLALLGDGRRGRILFVGINLVVFMLSLLLAKEFLAHGTLRALDDSFRMDALSLILVLVNGLVGLMTAWFSSAYWQREISEHGFGKGRQRLYHAMFQSFLATMLLALLSNNLGILWVALEGATLSTVLLVSMQRSAESLEAAWKYFILCGVGLAMALFGTVLLYFAAQPVLGSGARALLWSALDGHAKALNGTALALAFVFVLVGYGTKVGLAPLNSWLPDAHAAGPSTVSAVLSGLLLNVALYAILRFKSLADAALGSAFASHLLLAFGLLSLLLAALSMLRQHDVKRLFAYSSVEHMGLISIAFGLGGPLAIFAGVLHMVGHSLAKSSVFFSVGRAIQEGHSRELADLRGILQTRPTLGWSLLLSIFAILGMPPGSLFLSEFLIVVASVQQMWMITPILLLGLGVAFAAILPRLLSMLYGEATPVPAQRTRGLVPVFVQILVVVLLGIWIPGSLNAWMHSVAGILQ; from the coding sequence ATGACGCTGCTTTGGATTCTTGTCGCAGCCGCCGCCGGAATCCCGCTGCTGGCCCTGCTGGGGGATGGGCGACGGGGCCGAATCCTCTTTGTCGGCATCAACCTCGTAGTCTTTATGCTCAGCCTGCTCCTCGCCAAGGAGTTCCTCGCTCACGGCACCTTGCGGGCCCTGGATGACAGCTTCCGCATGGATGCCCTTTCCCTGATTTTGGTCCTGGTCAATGGCTTGGTGGGCCTCATGACGGCATGGTTTTCTAGCGCATATTGGCAGCGGGAGATCAGCGAGCACGGTTTCGGGAAGGGACGGCAGCGCTTGTATCACGCCATGTTCCAGAGCTTTCTTGCCACCATGCTCCTGGCATTGCTGAGCAACAACTTGGGCATTCTGTGGGTTGCCTTGGAGGGCGCCACCCTCTCGACGGTATTGCTGGTGAGCATGCAGCGCAGTGCGGAGAGTCTGGAAGCCGCGTGGAAATACTTCATCCTCTGCGGTGTCGGCTTGGCCATGGCCCTCTTCGGCACGGTGCTGCTCTATTTCGCCGCCCAGCCGGTGCTCGGCAGTGGTGCCCGGGCGCTGCTCTGGTCGGCTCTCGATGGACATGCCAAGGCTCTGAATGGAACGGCCCTCGCCCTGGCCTTCGTCTTCGTCCTCGTCGGTTATGGCACCAAGGTAGGGCTGGCGCCCCTCAATAGCTGGCTGCCGGATGCCCACGCCGCCGGTCCGAGCACGGTATCGGCGGTCCTTTCCGGGCTGCTGCTCAATGTCGCCCTCTATGCCATTCTGCGCTTCAAGAGCCTGGCCGACGCCGCCTTGGGTTCGGCCTTCGCTTCTCACTTATTGCTGGCCTTCGGCCTCCTTTCCTTGCTGCTGGCCGCCCTGTCCATGCTGCGCCAGCACGATGTGAAACGCCTCTTCGCTTATTCATCAGTGGAACACATGGGCCTGATCAGCATTGCCTTCGGCCTGGGCGGCCCATTGGCAATCTTTGCCGGGGTCTTGCACATGGTCGGCCACAGCCTGGCCAAGTCCTCAGTATTCTTTTCCGTAGGACGCGCCATACAGGAGGGCCATTCCCGGGAGTTGGCGGATCTTCGCGGCATCCTGCAGACTCGTCCTACCTTGGGTTGGTCGTTGCTGCTTTCGATATTCGCTATTCTCGGCATGCCTCCAGGCTCCCTCTTTTTGAGCGAATTTCTCATCGTGGTGGCGAGTGTGCAGCAGATGTGGATGATCACCCCAATCCTTCTGCTTGGCCTCGGGGTCGCCTTTGCCGCTATCCTGCCGCGACTCCTGTCGATGCTCTACGGCGAGGCAACGCCAGTGCCAGCGCAGCGGACGCGGGGTCTCGTTCCCGTCTTTGTGCAGATCCTGGTCGTCGTCCTCCTGGGTATCTGGATTCCGGGCTCCCTAAACGCCTGGATGCATAGCGTTGCGGGGATCCTGCAATGA
- a CDS encoding NADH-quinone oxidoreductase subunit H — protein sequence MSWAAWGMQSLQVLLALAIAPLFAAWLQMLRALLQNRRPAGLGQGYRDLRRLFAKESLLPEDSSWLFRFSPYVLFGTKVMATTLVPILAVNLPLARAADVIALVGLLAVARIFQVLAAMDTGTPFADLGAHREMLVSALAEPALLTAFFIASLLAGSSSLSTIVAHTQVEITSLHPSMVFAAAAFFLVLLIENARIPVDNPATHLELTMIHEAMLLEYSGRHLALLEWGAQLKLLLYVAMGIALFFPWGIADHVGLVAVMLALAAFFGKLFLAAPILALVETLLAKKRLFRVPEFAASAFLFGVIGLLTHFMLGA from the coding sequence ATGAGCTGGGCAGCCTGGGGAATGCAGTCTTTGCAGGTCTTGCTGGCGCTGGCCATCGCGCCCCTTTTCGCCGCCTGGTTACAGATGCTCCGTGCCCTGCTGCAAAACCGCCGCCCTGCAGGTCTGGGGCAGGGTTACCGTGACCTGCGCCGTCTTTTTGCCAAGGAATCTCTTCTTCCGGAAGATTCTTCTTGGCTCTTTCGTTTCAGCCCCTACGTCCTCTTTGGCACCAAAGTGATGGCCACGACCTTGGTGCCCATTTTGGCCGTGAATCTTCCTTTGGCGCGGGCCGCCGACGTCATTGCCCTGGTCGGATTGCTCGCCGTAGCGCGTATTTTTCAGGTCCTGGCGGCCATGGATACGGGGACGCCTTTTGCGGATCTCGGAGCCCACCGGGAGATGCTGGTCTCCGCGCTGGCGGAACCTGCGCTCCTTACGGCATTTTTCATTGCCTCTCTCCTGGCTGGCTCCAGCTCCCTGAGCACTATCGTTGCGCACACGCAGGTGGAGATCACTTCGCTGCATCCGAGTATGGTCTTTGCCGCTGCCGCCTTCTTTTTGGTCCTCCTGATCGAAAACGCCCGCATTCCCGTCGATAATCCTGCCACCCACCTGGAGCTCACCATGATCCACGAGGCGATGTTGCTGGAGTACTCGGGACGTCATCTGGCCCTGCTGGAGTGGGGCGCACAATTGAAGCTTTTACTGTATGTGGCGATGGGTATCGCCCTGTTTTTTCCTTGGGGAATCGCCGATCACGTGGGACTGGTGGCAGTGATGCTGGCGTTGGCGGCATTCTTCGGCAAACTGTTCCTTGCCGCGCCCATCCTCGCCCTGGTGGAAACCCTGCTCGCCAAGAAGCGGCTTTTCCGCGTGCCGGAATTTGCCGCTAGTGCCTTCCTTTTTGGGGTGATCGGCTTGCTTACCCACTTCATGCTCGGGGCCTGA
- a CDS encoding CbbQ/NirQ/NorQ/GpvN family protein, which translates to MSDPILPSSTSYLITQEPYYQAQGNEVELFAAAYRKRLPVMVKGPTGCGKSRFIEYMAWKLGKSLITVACNEDMTASDLVGRYLLEANGTRWIDGPLTTAARMGAICYLDEVVEARQDTTVVIHPLTDHRRVLPLDKKGELVHAHSDFQLVISYNPGYQSLMKDLKPSTKQRFAAFDFDYPDAELEAKILEREGGIAADIAERLVKIGSVARRLKGHGLDEGISTRLLVYAASLIEDGVAPQDACRMALAAPITDDADIRATLEHAIVATFA; encoded by the coding sequence ATGAGTGACCCCATTCTTCCTTCCTCCACGAGTTACCTGATCACCCAGGAGCCCTACTACCAAGCCCAGGGCAACGAGGTGGAACTCTTTGCCGCTGCGTACCGCAAGCGCCTCCCCGTCATGGTCAAAGGGCCGACGGGCTGCGGCAAATCGCGCTTCATCGAGTACATGGCCTGGAAGCTGGGTAAATCTCTCATTACCGTGGCCTGCAACGAGGACATGACCGCCAGTGACCTAGTTGGCCGTTACCTGCTCGAGGCCAATGGTACCCGCTGGATCGATGGACCGTTGACGACTGCCGCCCGGATGGGCGCCATTTGCTACCTCGATGAAGTGGTCGAGGCGCGGCAGGACACCACCGTCGTCATTCACCCCCTTACCGATCATCGGCGTGTCTTGCCCCTGGACAAAAAGGGCGAACTCGTGCACGCACATTCCGATTTTCAGTTGGTCATTTCCTACAATCCCGGCTATCAAAGCCTGATGAAAGACCTCAAGCCTTCCACCAAGCAACGTTTTGCCGCTTTTGATTTTGACTATCCGGACGCCGAATTGGAGGCCAAGATCCTCGAGCGTGAGGGCGGAATTGCAGCCGATATTGCCGAACGACTGGTCAAGATCGGTAGTGTTGCCCGGCGTCTCAAAGGGCATGGACTCGACGAAGGCATCTCCACTCGACTGTTGGTCTATGCCGCTTCCCTGATCGAAGACGGTGTTGCTCCGCAAGATGCCTGCCGCATGGCCCTGGCCGCACCGATCACCGACGATGCCGATATCCGTGCCACCCTCGAGCATGCCATCGTCGCTACTTTCGCCTGA
- a CDS encoding VWA domain-containing protein: MSAGIDDSLSQADAWAQLDTRFAEVERVFPDVWKAATAELSPQGQVDYLEAARRIGKLGRGVEPLLAFLEEWPAVAGAAGEKALPALMQFIDRLQKSPNGRAITPLLQSLAAVAARLGSAAQLQTYLDIALRLMEQSTGSIHGREATIPSTGLPEFFVQAPALLQQLSLEGLANWVEYGIRNHASHPERQKDYFGLQSADSRAVLQRERHGTLLADCERSLDAYLRGLWAETAILIPYSSAFHQLRQPIPYFDSLGYRLPDAYDAARGVSGLDRYRIALAHMLGHRRWSSPLIADNWSPFQRLAVEILEDCRIDTLLIREYPGLRRFFLSLHPQPGEGDCDPQTTSCLLHRLAMLSRALLNPGHGYRHPVILEIAGRFHGLLQSGTSSTSEMAALGLDFVTRTRQASDQFAKVHFADTVVDYRDDNRHLWTFIEPDDEEESSAAEARPQRLEESSSLPPRLYPEWDAQTQSYRPDWVSVYDQLQSNGEPAKIDRLLAKHSALGKRLQRLFDLLKPQNKERIRYQEEGSELDLDIALRALVDYKSGASPDPRIHLRHRHRDRDLSVLLLLDLSESLQDTVPGTGQTILELSQEAVSLLAWAIDALGDPFAIAGFHSNTRHEVRYAHIKGFREPWGEPVKARLAGLEAGWSTRMGAALRHAAHYLGARNTGKKLLLVLTDGMPSDVDVADPQQLVADSRQAVRELEQQGIFPYCISLDAQADSYVGEIFARQYTVIDQIERLPERLPQLFLALTK, encoded by the coding sequence GTGTCAGCCGGGATAGACGACTCGCTGTCGCAGGCGGACGCCTGGGCGCAATTGGATACCCGTTTTGCGGAAGTGGAACGGGTTTTCCCCGATGTATGGAAAGCTGCAACGGCCGAGCTCAGCCCTCAGGGCCAGGTGGACTACCTGGAAGCGGCGCGGCGGATCGGAAAACTCGGTCGTGGCGTGGAACCCTTGCTGGCCTTCCTGGAGGAGTGGCCGGCCGTGGCGGGGGCAGCGGGAGAAAAGGCCCTGCCGGCGCTGATGCAGTTCATCGATCGCCTGCAGAAATCTCCCAATGGCCGGGCGATCACTCCCTTGTTACAAAGCCTGGCCGCGGTGGCGGCACGCCTGGGATCGGCGGCGCAGCTGCAAACATATCTGGACATCGCCCTGCGCCTGATGGAGCAGAGCACAGGCTCCATTCATGGCCGCGAGGCCACTATTCCCAGCACGGGACTGCCGGAATTCTTCGTTCAGGCTCCGGCACTGCTTCAGCAGCTCAGCCTGGAAGGGCTCGCCAACTGGGTCGAGTACGGTATTCGCAACCACGCCAGCCATCCCGAACGCCAGAAGGACTACTTCGGCCTACAGTCCGCCGACAGTCGCGCCGTCTTGCAGCGCGAACGGCACGGTACCCTCCTGGCCGATTGCGAACGCAGCCTAGACGCTTACCTGCGCGGCTTGTGGGCGGAAACTGCCATCCTCATCCCTTACTCCAGCGCCTTTCATCAGCTACGCCAGCCCATTCCCTACTTCGATTCCCTGGGCTATCGCCTACCCGACGCCTACGATGCCGCCCGCGGGGTATCCGGCTTGGATCGTTACCGCATCGCCCTTGCCCATATGCTCGGACATCGGCGCTGGAGCAGCCCCCTGATCGCCGACAACTGGAGCCCTTTCCAGCGCCTGGCGGTGGAAATCCTGGAAGATTGCCGGATCGATACCCTGCTCATCCGCGAGTACCCAGGGCTGCGCCGTTTTTTCCTCAGTTTGCACCCCCAGCCGGGCGAAGGCGACTGCGATCCGCAAACGACTTCCTGCCTGCTTCACCGTCTGGCCATGCTCTCCCGTGCCCTCCTCAATCCGGGGCATGGCTACCGGCATCCGGTAATCTTGGAGATTGCCGGGCGCTTTCATGGGCTGCTGCAAAGCGGAACGAGCAGCACCAGCGAGATGGCGGCCCTGGGCCTGGACTTCGTCACTCGCACCCGCCAGGCCAGCGACCAGTTTGCCAAGGTCCATTTTGCCGATACCGTGGTCGATTACCGCGACGACAACCGCCATCTCTGGACATTCATCGAGCCCGACGACGAGGAGGAAAGCAGCGCGGCGGAAGCACGGCCCCAGCGCCTGGAGGAATCTTCGTCCCTGCCGCCCCGTCTGTATCCGGAATGGGACGCCCAGACCCAGAGTTACCGACCCGATTGGGTGAGCGTCTACGACCAGCTGCAAAGCAACGGCGAGCCGGCAAAGATCGATCGTCTGCTTGCCAAGCACAGTGCCCTGGGCAAACGCCTGCAGCGCCTCTTCGACCTGCTCAAGCCGCAGAACAAGGAACGCATCCGGTACCAGGAAGAGGGCAGCGAACTCGACCTGGACATTGCCCTGCGCGCCCTCGTCGACTACAAAAGTGGTGCCAGCCCCGACCCGCGCATCCATCTGCGCCATCGTCACCGTGACCGCGATCTCTCCGTCTTGCTCTTGCTCGACCTCTCGGAATCTCTGCAGGACACGGTACCGGGTACCGGCCAGACGATCCTGGAATTGAGCCAGGAGGCGGTCTCCCTACTCGCCTGGGCCATCGACGCCCTGGGGGACCCCTTCGCCATTGCTGGATTTCATTCCAATACCCGTCATGAAGTCCGCTATGCCCACATCAAGGGCTTTCGTGAGCCGTGGGGGGAACCGGTCAAGGCGCGGCTGGCAGGGTTGGAAGCAGGCTGGTCGACGCGCATGGGGGCTGCCCTGCGTCACGCCGCCCATTACCTGGGGGCACGCAATACAGGGAAGAAACTCTTGCTCGTTCTCACCGATGGCATGCCGTCGGATGTGGACGTAGCTGATCCACAGCAACTCGTTGCCGATTCCCGGCAGGCGGTACGGGAACTCGAGCAGCAGGGAATTTTCCCGTACTGCATCAGCCTCGATGCCCAGGCGGACAGCTATGTGGGAGAAATCTTCGCTCGGCAATACACGGTTATCGATCAGATCGAGCGCCTGCCCGAACGCCTGCCGCAACTGTTCCTCGCCCTCACGAAATGA
- a CDS encoding helix-turn-helix domain-containing protein, producing the protein MEQLARQLQKIREDRQLSLRSLAERAGVSASAISQIEAGQVSPSIATLEKLCHALGVHIADLFDEGTDSPAPIIVRAEQRRRVYSAGSHASIEPLAKNFSRKKMQPILLTLEPGGEIGEHPYSSAEGEEFAMLIEGCACFEQQETRHDLVKGDAVYYDPRQLHNWRNTGKDPAVLLIVVAQ; encoded by the coding sequence ATGGAACAGCTCGCCCGTCAATTGCAAAAGATCCGCGAGGATCGCCAGTTATCCTTGCGCTCCCTGGCCGAGCGGGCGGGGGTTTCTGCCAGCGCCATTTCCCAGATCGAAGCGGGCCAGGTCTCGCCCTCCATCGCCACCTTGGAAAAGCTCTGTCATGCCTTGGGAGTCCATATCGCCGACCTCTTCGACGAGGGGACCGATAGCCCTGCCCCCATCATCGTCCGTGCTGAACAGCGTCGGCGGGTGTACAGCGCCGGTTCCCACGCCAGCATCGAGCCTCTGGCAAAAAACTTCTCCCGCAAAAAGATGCAGCCCATTCTTCTGACCCTGGAGCCTGGGGGAGAGATTGGCGAGCACCCCTACAGCAGCGCCGAGGGGGAAGAATTTGCCATGCTCATCGAGGGCTGCGCCTGCTTTGAGCAGCAAGAGACGCGGCATGATCTGGTCAAGGGGGATGCGGTCTACTATGACCCGCGGCAGCTCCACAATTGGCGCAATACCGGCAAGGATCCTGCGGTGTTGCTGATCGTCGTGGCCCAATGA
- a CDS encoding NADH-quinone oxidoreductase subunit C, giving the protein MKKQETRLVQGFGPFRAVSSAVSSAVPLWRAALSPQDWQGLAATLRQRGGRLLGLWAEAMTERQLRIHALYLSGAACLWCSLDWDGDGAGYPTLSQIFPTASRQERAIADLLGVRAEGNKDLRPWLRHAAWPESFFPLRIGQLPVEELGVQGDSSYAFQQLPSDDLHEIPVGPVHAGTIEPGHFRFTCLGEQVLQLEERLGYTHKGTEWLFRGKDPLAGTPLAGRVSGDSTVAYAWAYVMAVENIAEFQPPARALALRGLFAERERLANHLGDLGALGNDAGFAFALTQLLAIKEELLRENDEVFGHRYLMDLIQPGGIARDLSPAAGLRLRQSAGRWQARLQDLELLLHEHAGLRDRLVGTGSISPERAYHWGMGGMAGRASGQAWDLRVQFTPAPYGKFPVDIALATTGDVAARWAVRFQEIYASLRWQDTLLNALPEGSCQAPLRVPEDGEGLGIVEGWRGEVFVALRLESGRIARCHPHDPSWSLWPVLEEAVLQDIVADFPLINKSFNLSYSGHDL; this is encoded by the coding sequence ATGAAGAAGCAAGAGACAAGGCTGGTGCAGGGATTCGGCCCCTTTCGCGCCGTGAGCAGCGCCGTGAGCAGCGCTGTGCCCCTCTGGCGGGCGGCGCTGTCGCCGCAGGATTGGCAGGGTCTAGCGGCGACATTGCGGCAAAGAGGCGGACGCTTGTTGGGGCTCTGGGCTGAGGCCATGACGGAGCGGCAATTGCGGATCCATGCCTTGTACCTGAGCGGTGCGGCCTGCCTCTGGTGCAGTCTCGACTGGGATGGCGACGGCGCCGGGTATCCAACTTTATCGCAGATCTTCCCTACCGCCTCGCGCCAGGAACGGGCCATTGCCGATTTGCTCGGCGTGCGTGCTGAGGGTAACAAAGATCTTCGGCCCTGGCTGCGCCATGCGGCCTGGCCAGAATCGTTTTTCCCCTTGCGCATCGGGCAGCTCCCTGTAGAGGAATTGGGTGTCCAGGGAGATTCCAGCTATGCCTTCCAGCAGCTTCCAAGTGATGATCTCCACGAAATTCCTGTGGGTCCGGTCCATGCCGGGACCATCGAACCTGGGCATTTTCGTTTCACTTGTCTGGGGGAGCAAGTCCTGCAGCTGGAAGAGCGCCTTGGCTACACCCACAAGGGAACGGAATGGCTTTTTCGCGGCAAGGACCCTCTTGCGGGCACGCCCCTCGCCGGACGGGTCAGCGGCGACAGCACGGTGGCCTATGCCTGGGCCTATGTCATGGCGGTGGAGAATATCGCGGAATTCCAGCCACCGGCGCGGGCCTTGGCCCTGCGCGGCCTGTTTGCGGAACGGGAGCGTCTGGCCAATCATCTTGGCGATCTGGGTGCTCTCGGCAACGACGCCGGCTTCGCCTTCGCCCTCACCCAGTTGCTCGCCATCAAAGAGGAATTGCTGCGCGAGAATGACGAGGTCTTTGGCCATCGTTACCTCATGGATCTCATCCAACCGGGAGGAATTGCCAGAGATTTGTCCCCCGCGGCCGGTTTGCGCTTGCGGCAAAGTGCGGGCCGTTGGCAGGCGCGATTGCAAGATCTGGAGCTGCTGCTGCACGAACACGCCGGCCTGCGCGATCGCCTGGTGGGGACTGGATCCATCTCCCCCGAGCGCGCCTACCATTGGGGTATGGGAGGCATGGCTGGGCGTGCCAGTGGGCAGGCTTGGGACTTGCGGGTACAGTTTACCCCAGCGCCCTACGGCAAGTTTCCCGTCGATATTGCTCTGGCCACGACCGGTGACGTTGCCGCCCGTTGGGCCGTGCGCTTCCAGGAGATCTACGCGAGCCTGCGCTGGCAGGATACCCTTCTCAATGCTCTCCCCGAGGGTTCCTGCCAAGCTCCGCTGCGAGTCCCTGAGGATGGAGAGGGTCTGGGCATTGTCGAGGGCTGGCGCGGCGAGGTCTTCGTGGCCTTGCGCCTAGAGTCCGGGCGCATTGCCCGCTGCCACCCCCACGATCCGTCCTGGTCCCTCTGGCCGGTGTTGGAGGAAGCCGTGTTGCAGGACATCGTCGCCGACTTCCCGCTCATTAACAAATCTTTCAACCTGAGTTACAGCGGCCATGATCTTTGA
- a CDS encoding proton-conducting transporter membrane subunit, protein MNGVNLLHLALLAAALGPLLSLAALLPLAPAEVRRAALLGSTAMGLLWLIDGILALLAPAASPTLSLGTVIVWQFRLDPLSAFFLIVLGVVGSSASLHALGYFHNASTGQLRRVLLPLPLFLSSMALVLLADNAYTFLVAWEGMALSSSFLILAQAQGARERQAAYLYLLLAHLGALCLLAAFALLSHGSPLQGSTFSTMSGHFLSPWQRQAILVLTLLGFGAKLGAAPLHVWLPEAHPAAPAPISALMSAAMLPIALYGLLRMDWQILPPVGTSWGLIWLLVGLISAGFGVLFSALQRDLKRMLAYSSMENMGLILVAFGLARIFAAEGSPTLAALALSAGLFQIVNHAFFKGLLFLGSGSVLHSAGTVDMGRLGGLIRGMPQTTLLMLIGSLAIAGLPPLNGFASEWLLLQAFLLAPQSASGTLQAILPLAAAGVIFVLALASFAIVKAFGLSFLGQARTAFSAHEASRWERSAMGLLALGCVLLGLFPGTIVDHLQGVNLLLLHSKVLGSQAPWGLTPISPQRASYLPGAFLIGIVLAIVLTFLLVWWRFGRPLRRVPVWACGFQGPRSARMQDSPAGFSQPLYRIFRPIHQGQVPVGKVEEGWQLRLSDPFWAGIYARIQHGADFLSRQALRLQHGKISSYLLYAFLTLIVLLVLVQ, encoded by the coding sequence ATGAACGGCGTCAACCTTCTGCACCTCGCCTTGCTAGCGGCGGCCCTCGGACCGCTGCTCAGCCTCGCCGCGCTTTTGCCCCTGGCCCCGGCCGAGGTGCGCCGTGCCGCGTTGCTGGGAAGCACCGCCATGGGCCTGCTCTGGCTGATCGATGGCATATTGGCTCTGCTCGCGCCAGCCGCTTCGCCGACTCTGAGCCTGGGAACGGTCATCGTCTGGCAATTCCGGCTCGACCCCTTGTCGGCATTTTTTCTCATCGTGCTCGGGGTAGTGGGGAGCAGCGCATCCCTCCACGCCTTGGGGTATTTTCACAACGCAAGTACGGGGCAGCTACGACGGGTTCTGCTGCCACTGCCATTGTTTCTCTCGAGCATGGCGCTGGTGCTGCTGGCGGACAACGCCTATACCTTCCTGGTGGCCTGGGAAGGCATGGCCCTGAGCTCCAGCTTCCTGATCCTGGCCCAGGCGCAAGGGGCGCGAGAACGCCAGGCAGCCTACCTGTACCTGCTCCTTGCCCATCTCGGCGCCCTTTGCCTGCTCGCCGCCTTTGCCCTCTTGAGTCACGGTAGCCCGCTGCAAGGCAGCACGTTCTCTACGATGAGTGGGCATTTTCTCTCCCCGTGGCAGCGGCAGGCCATTCTCGTGCTGACCCTGCTCGGCTTTGGCGCGAAGCTCGGGGCAGCGCCCCTGCACGTCTGGCTCCCCGAGGCCCATCCGGCGGCCCCGGCTCCGATCTCTGCCTTGATGAGTGCGGCAATGCTGCCCATCGCCCTCTATGGCCTCTTGCGCATGGATTGGCAAATCTTGCCGCCAGTCGGTACTTCCTGGGGCCTGATTTGGTTGCTGGTCGGTTTGATCAGCGCAGGTTTCGGCGTGCTGTTTTCTGCTCTGCAACGCGACCTGAAACGCATGCTCGCCTATTCCTCCATGGAAAACATGGGCCTGATTTTGGTGGCCTTCGGGCTTGCACGCATCTTTGCCGCTGAGGGTTCCCCAACGCTCGCGGCGCTGGCCTTGAGCGCCGGCCTATTCCAGATCGTCAACCACGCCTTCTTCAAGGGCCTGCTCTTTCTCGGCAGCGGTAGCGTGCTCCACAGCGCCGGCACGGTGGACATGGGTCGCCTGGGTGGACTGATCCGCGGCATGCCCCAAACGACCTTGCTCATGCTCATTGGCAGTCTCGCCATCGCCGGACTCCCGCCCCTCAATGGTTTTGCCTCGGAGTGGCTGCTTCTGCAGGCCTTTCTCCTCGCGCCACAGTCGGCATCCGGCACTCTACAAGCCATTCTGCCCCTCGCCGCCGCTGGCGTGATCTTCGTCCTCGCCTTGGCCAGCTTCGCCATCGTCAAAGCCTTTGGCCTGAGCTTTCTCGGGCAGGCGCGTACGGCTTTTTCGGCCCACGAGGCGAGTCGTTGGGAACGGAGCGCCATGGGCCTCCTGGCACTCGGGTGTGTGCTCTTGGGCCTCTTTCCGGGGACGATCGTCGATCATCTGCAGGGGGTCAATCTGTTGCTCCTGCACAGCAAGGTCCTGGGTAGCCAGGCGCCGTGGGGGCTGACACCCATTTCCCCGCAGCGGGCAAGCTACCTGCCTGGGGCCTTTCTGATCGGCATCGTGCTCGCCATCGTCCTGACCTTCCTCTTGGTGTGGTGGCGCTTTGGTCGGCCGTTGCGCCGCGTCCCCGTCTGGGCCTGTGGTTTCCAGGGTCCGCGCAGCGCCCGCATGCAGGATAGCCCCGCAGGCTTCAGCCAACCGCTGTACCGGATCTTCCGCCCCATTCACCAAGGGCAAGTCCCGGTCGGCAAGGTCGAGGAGGGTTGGCAGTTACGGCTCAGCGACCCCTTCTGGGCCGGTATCTATGCGCGCATACAGCATGGGGCGGATTTTCTCTCCCGGCAGGCCCTGCGACTGCAGCACGGTAAGATCAGCTCCTACCTCCTGTATGCGTTTCTCACCTTGATCGTGCTTCTGGTACTAGTCCAATGA
- a CDS encoding NADH-quinone oxidoreductase subunit NuoB, which produces MMYRILREAWRLGRVGEKPARARGKDGLFARSAAIRHVDAGSCNGCELEIQALGGPHYGLEQAGLRFTASPRHADILLVTGPVSRHMAAALRDTYEAMATPKKVLALGDCACNGGVFAGSYAVLDGVEQVLPVAAYCPGCPPKPQQILSALQAMTREDDR; this is translated from the coding sequence ATGATGTATCGGATTTTACGCGAGGCCTGGCGCCTGGGCCGCGTGGGCGAGAAGCCAGCGCGGGCACGCGGGAAAGACGGCCTTTTCGCACGGAGCGCTGCCATCCGCCATGTGGATGCGGGCTCTTGCAACGGCTGCGAGCTGGAGATCCAGGCCCTGGGTGGCCCCCACTATGGCTTGGAACAAGCGGGCCTACGCTTTACCGCCTCGCCCCGGCACGCCGACATCCTCCTGGTGACTGGACCCGTGAGCCGGCACATGGCTGCTGCCCTACGCGACACTTACGAGGCCATGGCGACGCCCAAAAAAGTCCTTGCCTTGGGGGATTGTGCCTGCAATGGCGGGGTCTTTGCCGGCAGTTACGCGGTTTTGGATGGTGTGGAGCAGGTGCTCCCCGTAGCCGCATATTGCCCCGGCTGTCCGCCCAAACCACAGCAGATTCTCTCCGCGTTGCAAGCGATGACTCGGGAGGATGACCGATGA
- a CDS encoding formate hydrogenlyase, whose product MHLPTESLPAILKFLAAWMLLLSFALLAQRRLLSLIYLLAWQGVTLALSTALVALLTGDRLLWVSASLTLLLKGLLIPTLLHRLLRRLNVRGDVEMTLNVAGGQLIGIVLVIFAFALAAPLAGALPAATHGMLGIALAAFLLAFWMMISRRKAISEVVGFLAMDNALFFAATSATLGMPLIVELGIALDALIGFVILGVFFFHIRENFESLDLHWLEHLREDR is encoded by the coding sequence ATGCACCTACCCACGGAGTCACTCCCCGCCATCCTGAAATTCCTCGCTGCTTGGATGCTGCTGCTGAGTTTTGCCCTCCTAGCCCAACGCCGTCTGCTCAGCCTGATCTATCTCCTCGCCTGGCAGGGCGTCACCCTTGCGCTGAGCACGGCGTTGGTGGCCCTGCTCACCGGCGACCGTCTGCTCTGGGTATCGGCATCCTTGACCTTGCTCCTCAAGGGGCTACTGATCCCGACCCTGCTGCATCGCCTGTTACGGCGCCTCAATGTCCGCGGTGATGTGGAGATGACCCTCAATGTAGCGGGCGGCCAACTCATTGGCATCGTCCTGGTCATCTTTGCCTTTGCCCTGGCGGCGCCTCTGGCCGGTGCGCTCCCGGCTGCTACCCATGGCATGCTCGGTATTGCCCTGGCCGCCTTTCTCCTCGCCTTTTGGATGATGATCAGCCGACGCAAGGCGATTTCAGAAGTGGTGGGCTTTCTGGCGATGGACAACGCCCTGTTTTTTGCCGCCACCAGCGCCACCCTGGGGATGCCGTTGATCGTCGAGCTCGGGATCGCCCTCGACGCCCTCATCGGCTTTGTCATCCTCGGCGTCTTTTTCTTCCATATTCGCGAAAATTTCGAGAGCCTGGATCTGCACTGGCTGGAACACCTGCGGGAGGATCGATGA